The genomic segment AGCAGCTTTCAAATGATTATGTATCTACTTATTGTTTAATAAATGTACGGGTTCCCTCTATAGTATTGCCATTCATAAAACTCAGGAAGTAAATTCCGTTTTGCAGGTTTGTTACAAATATTTTGGAGTTTTGTTCAGTTACGTTATATTCAAAAACTTTTTCTCCCAGAAGATTGATAACAGTAATTTTATTGATTTTCTTTTCAGTTTTGATGTTGATGACATCGCTAACCGGATTGGGATATATGCTGAAATAATTGCCGGTATTTTCTTCAATACTGCTGTGTAAAGTAATATCATTAATGTCTCTTGGTTCAAGAACAAAATCACCCCATGTGAAATAAACAACCCCGGTAACATCATAGTAGCTGCCAACTACAGCAGTGGGGAACCCGAAAATCAAATTTCCAATTTCAAGGGTGTCGGAATTTTGAATAACTTCCCACCAGCCCGATGTGTGCACATAAGTGCAGGGAGCGTCTATCACATTCACAAGCATGCCTTCATATTGCTCGGTTTTTACCGTTGTGGTTGTTAGTGAAACTGGAGTTGGCAAAGGCTTGCCGGTTGCAGGAGTATTAAAATATGTAATAGTTTTTAGCTCGGTTAAGTTGTTATATTCTGAAACTAAGCCTGTTAATACAATACTGTCGCCAAGAGCAGGAGAATGAGAATTGTCGTAAACATAGAGTCCGTTCCAGGGGTCGGTGCCGTCCTGAATAAAATATCCCAATGCATGTGTAGCTGTAACAATACCTGTAGTCGTTAATACAGAGTCATTGAGAGGGGAATCCCCGTTAGGCAGGGTGGTGTATTGAATATCATAAATAGGTGTGATGGTTGGCCCCGAAAGGTTAACAGTAAAGGTAGTACTATCTGCAACATTCGGGGTGAGCGGGTTGTGGCTGTTGTCAACCAAAGTCATTACCACCTTGTGAGCACCGTTTGTAAGTCCTGTTATAGAAATCGGGTCAGTGAGTGTATACTCATTGACACTTCCGCCATCAACGGTATAATGAATATGTCCATCAGTATTCATTATAAAATTAAATAAGGAAAAAGTAACATCAATATCAGCAGTGTAAACAGTTGAACCGTCAGCAGGATATAAAATGGAAATAACAGGGTCTGTTGAAACAGCCCCGTGATAGCCTAAGCGCTCGATAGTTTCTGTGGCGGCTCCGTCAACAACAGCCGTTGTGGTTTCCGTCCATTCGCTTAATGTCCATGTGGAATTTGGTGCTGTAATTGCTAAATTTCTATAATAAGATTTATTTGCATACTGAAAAGTGCCCCAGGCAAAAACATCTAGCAGGGTGGTTCCATTGTTTAATGTTACAATATCGGTATTTGTTGCATCGCTTCCCTGACCGTTGAAATTTGCTACCATAGCAGTGTCTCCGGGGGTATAACTTACCGCATAAGCGGGGCTGGCAGCATCTTTATGCCTTATAATTAAGCATTGTCCCGGGGCAAGAGTTCCCGTCAGGTTTCTTGTATAAGTCGGATTATTTGCGCCAATTTCAGCTTTGTTGTTATAAGTCTTAATAGTCAACTGAGGGCTTGTCAAGTCCACGGCGCTTGTCCCGATATTGGTAATTTCAATAAATTTGTTATATGAAGAACCTTCATAAATTTGGGAAATGATGACTTGTGCTTTCAGGCCTGTGAAGCAAAGCAGAAAAGCAGATAAAAAAAACAAAGTAATTTTTTTCATGGTTGTGATTTTAATTATTTAACGAATTAAGAGAAGTTTTTTTGTCAAAAATAATAAAAAGACCTTTTAAGAACACAAAAATCAATTTTCTTTAAAAGATTTTCTTTATAAATAATAAAAAAATGATAAATTTGTTACCCAACCATTAAAAAATAAATTTTGTC from the Bacteroidales bacterium genome contains:
- a CDS encoding DUF6130 family protein — protein: MKKITLFFLSAFLLCFTGLKAQVIISQIYEGSSYNKFIEITNIGTSAVDLTSPQLTIKTYNNKAEIGANNPTYTRNLTGTLAPGQCLIIRHKDAASPAYAVSYTPGDTAMVANFNGQGSDATNTDIVTLNNGTTLLDVFAWGTFQYANKSYYRNLAITAPNSTWTLSEWTETTTAVVDGAATETIERLGYHGAVSTDPVISILYPADGSTVYTADIDVTFSLFNFIMNTDGHIHYTVDGGSVNEYTLTDPISITGLTNGAHKVVMTLVDNSHNPLTPNVADSTTFTVNLSGPTITPIYDIQYTTLPNGDSPLNDSVLTTTGIVTATHALGYFIQDGTDPWNGLYVYDNSHSPALGDSIVLTGLVSEYNNLTELKTITYFNTPATGKPLPTPVSLTTTTVKTEQYEGMLVNVIDAPCTYVHTSGWWEVIQNSDTLEIGNLIFGFPTAVVGSYYDVTGVVYFTWGDFVLEPRDINDITLHSSIEENTGNYFSIYPNPVSDVINIKTEKKINKITVINLLGEKVFEYNVTEQNSKIFVTNLQNGIYFLSFMNGNTIEGTRTFIKQ